The Cellulomonas sp. P24 genome contains a region encoding:
- a CDS encoding DUF4129 domain-containing protein yields MLASSLGLGAAGVLVGASSPTLRLLMGDVPVTPDAETARRWAERELADPIYHPAFNLLGWIMEKLNELLRGLNDAAQSVTWVQVVATILAVVLVVVALYVAGPVRLRRAAGRSGSHVVLGTDARSARELRDAAARAAEVGDLDAAVLNGYRAIVRSLEERAVLAERPGRTAHEASVEAAARFPALAERLHRAGRLFDDVCYGHAPAVRSDHDELRALDGDIERARPEAATPVHALVAPR; encoded by the coding sequence GTGCTGGCGTCGTCTCTCGGGCTCGGTGCGGCGGGCGTGCTCGTCGGTGCGTCGTCGCCGACGCTCCGTCTCCTGATGGGCGACGTCCCCGTGACCCCGGATGCGGAGACGGCCCGGCGCTGGGCGGAACGTGAGCTGGCCGACCCGATCTACCACCCGGCGTTCAACCTCCTCGGCTGGATCATGGAGAAGCTCAACGAGCTCCTGCGTGGGCTGAACGACGCGGCGCAGAGCGTGACGTGGGTCCAGGTCGTCGCGACGATCCTCGCGGTGGTGCTCGTCGTCGTGGCGCTGTACGTCGCGGGCCCCGTGAGGTTGCGCCGGGCCGCCGGGCGCAGCGGCTCGCACGTCGTGCTCGGCACGGACGCACGATCGGCGCGTGAGCTCCGGGACGCGGCCGCTCGCGCGGCGGAGGTCGGCGACCTCGACGCGGCCGTCCTCAACGGCTACCGGGCGATCGTGCGCTCCCTCGAGGAACGCGCCGTGCTCGCCGAGCGACCCGGCAGGACCGCGCACGAGGCCTCCGTCGAGGCCGCAGCCCGGTTCCCGGCCCTCGCCGAGCGGCTCCACCGTGCAGGGCGCCTCTTCGACGACGTCTGCTACGGGCACGCGCCCGCCGTCCGGAGCGACCACGACGAGCTGCGGGCCCTCGACGGCGACATCGAGCGCGCACGACCCGAGGCCGCTACGCCTGTCCACGCCCTGGTGGCACCCCGATGA
- a CDS encoding AAA family ATPase — MRDALAAVRHEVGKAVVGQDAAVTGLIIALLCRGHVLLEGVPGVAKTLLVRALSASLALDTKRVQFTPDLMPGDVTGSLVYDARTAEFSFREGPVFTNLLLADEINRTPPKTQASLLEAMEERQVSVDGDPRPLPDPFLVIATQNPVEYEGTYPLPEAQLDRFLLKLTLPLPERHQEIEVLHRHASGFDPRHLAAAGLRAVADEGVLAQARAEVAQVQVAPEVLGYTVDLCRATRVAPSLSLGVSPRGATALLATSRAWAWLSGRPYVTPDDVKALVQPTLRHRVQLRAEAELEGVTVEGVLETVLASVPVPR, encoded by the coding sequence CTGCGCGACGCCCTTGCCGCGGTACGGCACGAGGTCGGCAAGGCGGTCGTCGGGCAGGACGCCGCCGTCACCGGGCTGATCATCGCGCTGCTCTGCCGCGGCCACGTCCTGCTCGAGGGGGTGCCGGGCGTCGCGAAGACCCTGCTGGTGCGCGCGCTGTCCGCCTCCCTCGCCCTGGACACGAAGCGCGTCCAGTTCACCCCCGACCTCATGCCCGGTGACGTCACCGGGTCGCTCGTCTACGACGCGCGGACCGCCGAGTTCTCGTTCCGCGAAGGACCGGTCTTCACCAACCTGCTCCTGGCCGACGAGATCAACCGGACCCCGCCCAAGACCCAGGCGTCGCTGCTCGAGGCGATGGAGGAGCGGCAGGTCTCGGTCGACGGGGATCCTCGACCGCTGCCGGACCCCTTCCTCGTGATCGCGACGCAGAACCCGGTCGAGTACGAGGGCACGTATCCGCTTCCCGAGGCCCAGCTGGACCGGTTCCTCCTCAAGCTCACGCTGCCGCTCCCCGAGCGGCACCAGGAGATCGAGGTGCTGCACCGGCACGCGTCGGGGTTCGACCCGCGTCACCTCGCGGCGGCCGGTCTCCGCGCCGTCGCCGACGAGGGCGTCCTGGCGCAGGCACGTGCCGAGGTCGCCCAGGTGCAGGTCGCCCCCGAGGTGCTCGGGTACACCGTCGATCTCTGCCGGGCGACCCGCGTGGCGCCGTCGCTGTCACTCGGGGTCTCGCCACGCGGGGCGACCGCGCTGCTGGCGACCTCCCGCGCCTGGGCCTGGCTGTCCGGCCGACCGTACGTGACCCCGGACGACGTGAAGGCCCTCGTCCAGCCGACCCTGCGGCACCGGGTCCAGCTGCGCGCCGAGGCCGAGCTCGAGGGTGTGACGGTCGAGGGTGTCCTCGAGACGGTGCTCGCGTCCGTCCCGGTCCCCCGCTGA
- a CDS encoding DUF4350 domain-containing protein, whose amino-acid sequence MTPHPAVGRTTGPTDVATTGTTTSSAPPAPPAGAVVGDGSTASATTRARWRRHRTTVVIITLLVVVAALAVLPRPRTSGIPMAPDNPSAAGGRAVAQILADRGVRVEYVRTTSAAVARATAGTTLLVTSTDLLDTTQVAALGRTAADLVLVDPSAPALAALSDGRADRYGARLATGTAVAADCSDPDAQAAGRITVDATGLLLVDGSGVVCFPGGDPGTGAYLVLTGSRRLTAIASAEPLSNDALTRDGNAALALRMLGRHDTLVWYVPSPQDLGTDQVPTPGIGDLLPSQAGLVGVQLLLVALVAALWRGRRLGRLVTEPLPVVVRSSETVRGRGRLYRRSRSYGHAAAALRAGAAHRCATRVGLARSADAATVIDAVAHATSRPSDEVAALLYGPPPTDDAGLTQLARRLDDLESEVHRT is encoded by the coding sequence ATGACGCCGCACCCCGCCGTCGGGCGGACCACCGGGCCGACCGACGTGGCGACGACCGGGACGACGACCTCGTCGGCCCCACCCGCCCCGCCCGCCGGTGCCGTCGTCGGCGACGGTTCGACCGCGAGCGCCACGACACGCGCCCGATGGCGACGCCACCGCACGACCGTCGTCATCATCACCCTCCTCGTCGTCGTCGCGGCCCTCGCCGTCCTTCCCCGGCCGCGCACGTCCGGGATCCCGATGGCCCCGGACAACCCCTCGGCGGCAGGGGGCCGCGCAGTGGCGCAGATCCTGGCGGACCGCGGCGTCAGGGTCGAGTACGTGCGGACCACGTCCGCCGCTGTCGCCCGCGCGACGGCCGGGACGACGCTCCTCGTGACCAGCACCGACCTGCTCGACACGACGCAGGTCGCCGCCCTCGGCCGGACGGCGGCCGACCTCGTCCTCGTCGACCCGTCCGCGCCTGCCCTGGCAGCCCTGAGCGACGGCCGCGCCGACCGCTACGGGGCCCGGCTGGCGACGGGCACGGCCGTCGCGGCCGACTGCAGCGACCCCGACGCGCAGGCCGCCGGCCGGATCACGGTGGACGCCACCGGTCTCCTGCTGGTCGACGGCAGCGGTGTCGTGTGCTTCCCCGGCGGCGATCCCGGCACCGGCGCGTACCTGGTCCTCACCGGATCCCGTCGGCTCACGGCGATCGCCTCCGCCGAGCCGCTGTCCAACGACGCGCTGACCCGGGACGGCAACGCCGCGCTCGCGCTGCGGATGCTCGGCCGGCACGACACCCTGGTCTGGTACGTCCCGTCGCCGCAGGACCTCGGCACCGATCAGGTCCCGACGCCCGGGATCGGCGACCTGCTCCCCTCGCAGGCGGGCCTCGTCGGGGTGCAGCTCCTTCTCGTCGCCCTGGTCGCCGCCCTGTGGCGAGGACGACGCCTCGGACGCCTCGTGACCGAGCCGCTGCCCGTCGTCGTGCGCAGCTCTGAGACCGTCCGCGGACGCGGACGGCTGTACCGACGCTCGCGCTCCTACGGGCATGCCGCAGCCGCGCTGCGTGCCGGCGCGGCCCACCGGTGCGCGACGCGCGTCGGGCTCGCCCGGTCGGCCGACGCGGCCACGGTCATCGACGCCGTGGCGCACGCGACGAGTCGGCCGTCCGACGAGGTCGCCGCGCTCCTGTACGGGCCACCACCGACCGACGACGCCGGGCTGACACAGCTCGCCCGGCGGCTTGACGACCTGGAGAGCGAGGTTCACCGCACGTGA
- a CDS encoding stage II sporulation protein M encodes MDLDAFAAVKTPQWERLDALGRQRRLTGAEADELVGLYQSAATDLSAIRSSAPDPAVITQLSQVLARARSRIAGAHEPSVRDVARFATVSLPAALYRLRWWSLAVTVLGVGLAVVVGVYVATHPHALAVMGTPSEQQQYVDQAFAEYYHPGAGFAGVVWTNNAWIATQCIGLGISGVWPVMVLVQNSVMVGATGAVMATHGQLGLFFQLIAPHGQLELMSIFIAGAAGLRLFWTAIDPGPRTRGQALAEEGRALVTVAIGLTGTLAVSGLIEGFVTGSGLPWWLKISVGSVALAALWVYTIVLGRRAVAHGETGDLERDRAGDVLPVVG; translated from the coding sequence GTGGACCTGGACGCCTTCGCGGCGGTGAAGACCCCGCAGTGGGAGCGCTTGGACGCGCTCGGGCGTCAGCGTCGGCTCACGGGGGCGGAGGCCGACGAGCTCGTCGGCCTCTACCAGTCGGCGGCGACCGACCTGTCGGCCATCCGGTCCTCGGCCCCGGACCCCGCCGTGATCACACAGCTCTCGCAGGTCCTCGCGCGGGCGCGCTCGCGGATCGCCGGTGCCCACGAGCCGTCCGTGCGCGACGTCGCGCGGTTCGCGACGGTGTCGTTGCCGGCGGCGCTGTATCGGCTGAGGTGGTGGTCGCTCGCGGTGACGGTCCTCGGGGTCGGGCTCGCGGTCGTGGTCGGCGTGTACGTCGCGACGCACCCGCACGCGCTCGCGGTGATGGGGACGCCGAGCGAGCAGCAGCAGTATGTCGACCAGGCGTTCGCGGAGTACTACCACCCTGGTGCCGGGTTCGCCGGTGTCGTGTGGACCAACAACGCGTGGATCGCCACGCAGTGCATCGGGCTCGGCATCAGCGGTGTCTGGCCTGTCATGGTGCTGGTCCAGAACTCGGTGATGGTCGGCGCGACGGGCGCCGTCATGGCGACCCACGGTCAGCTCGGTCTGTTCTTCCAGCTGATCGCGCCGCACGGTCAGCTCGAGCTGATGTCGATCTTCATCGCCGGTGCGGCCGGCCTGCGGCTGTTCTGGACCGCGATCGACCCGGGTCCGCGCACCCGCGGCCAGGCGCTCGCCGAGGAGGGCCGCGCGCTCGTCACGGTGGCGATCGGCCTCACGGGGACGCTCGCCGTCTCGGGGCTGATCGAGGGCTTCGTGACGGGTTCGGGCCTGCCGTGGTGGCTCAAGATCTCGGTCGGCAGCGTCGCGCTCGCGGCCCTGTGGGTCTACACGATCGTCCTCGGACGGCGTGCGGTCGCGCACGGGGAGACCGGCGACCTCGAACGCGACCGTGCGGGGGACGTGCTGCCGGTCGTCGGCTGA
- a CDS encoding DUF58 domain-containing protein — protein sequence MAITWRAVVLAALGVVLVAVLPAAGTVVAWALVVVLLCGLDVALAASPRSVGVARAVPPSVRLTETVTSVLTVTNLDRRRWRGLVRDAWQPSAGARQDRFAVDLPPGEARRLSTVLVPVRRGDRLADRVTLRTVGPLGLAGRQLSIDVPARLRVLPEFASRRHLPSRLARLRELDGRSAVQVRGPGTEFDSLREYVIGDDVRSIDWRASARRSDVVVRTWRPERDRRVLIVIDTSRTSAARVLDAPRLDASIEAALLLAALASRAGDRVELVAYDRTVRARVAGATGPRLMPAIADALAQVDPVLVEADWPGLVTVVRERLSQRALVVLLSALEPASVEQGLLTVIDQLTRLHQVVLASVRDPEVDALRRDHSDADAVFDAAAADRVEIERQAVAGRLRDRGVEVVDALPADLAPQVADTYLTLKAAGRL from the coding sequence ATGGCGATCACCTGGCGCGCCGTCGTCCTCGCCGCCCTGGGCGTCGTCCTGGTCGCCGTGCTGCCTGCCGCCGGCACCGTCGTGGCCTGGGCTCTCGTGGTCGTGCTCCTGTGCGGTCTCGACGTCGCTCTGGCCGCGTCGCCACGGTCGGTCGGCGTCGCCCGCGCGGTGCCGCCGTCGGTCCGGCTCACCGAGACCGTGACGTCGGTGCTGACCGTCACCAACCTCGACCGCCGCCGGTGGCGGGGCCTCGTCCGCGACGCCTGGCAGCCGTCCGCGGGCGCGCGCCAGGACCGGTTCGCGGTGGACCTGCCACCCGGTGAGGCCCGCCGCCTGAGCACCGTGCTGGTCCCCGTCCGGCGAGGTGACCGACTCGCCGACCGGGTCACGCTGCGCACCGTCGGACCGCTGGGGCTCGCCGGTCGACAGCTCTCGATCGACGTCCCCGCGCGCCTGCGCGTGCTGCCGGAGTTCGCCTCACGTCGCCATCTCCCGAGCAGGCTCGCACGGCTCCGCGAGCTGGACGGGCGCTCGGCGGTTCAGGTGCGCGGACCCGGGACCGAGTTCGACTCGCTGCGCGAGTACGTGATCGGCGACGACGTCCGGTCGATCGACTGGCGCGCGAGTGCCCGACGATCCGACGTCGTCGTGCGGACCTGGCGCCCCGAGCGTGACCGCCGCGTGCTGATCGTGATCGACACCTCCCGGACGTCGGCGGCCCGCGTGCTCGACGCGCCCCGGCTGGACGCCTCGATCGAGGCCGCTCTGCTGCTCGCCGCCCTCGCGTCCCGGGCGGGCGACCGCGTCGAGCTGGTCGCCTACGACCGCACCGTCCGCGCGCGGGTGGCCGGTGCGACCGGTCCACGACTCATGCCTGCCATCGCCGACGCCCTCGCCCAGGTGGACCCGGTCCTCGTCGAGGCCGACTGGCCCGGCCTGGTGACCGTCGTGCGCGAACGGCTCTCGCAGCGCGCGCTCGTCGTGCTGCTCTCGGCCCTCGAGCCCGCCTCCGTCGAGCAGGGGCTCCTCACCGTCATCGACCAGCTCACGCGGCTCCACCAGGTCGTGCTCGCGTCGGTGCGGGACCCCGAGGTCGATGCCCTCCGGCGCGACCACAGCGACGCGGACGCGGTGTTCGACGCGGCGGCGGCCGACCGGGTCGAGATCGAGCGGCAGGCCGTCGCCGGCCGTCTGCGTGACCGTGGCGTCGAGGTCGTCGACGCCCTTCCGGCCGATCTCGCCCCCCAGGTGGCGGACACCTACCTGACGCTCAAGGCCGCCGGGCGCCTCTGA